In Gadus chalcogrammus isolate NIFS_2021 chromosome 13, NIFS_Gcha_1.0, whole genome shotgun sequence, a single genomic region encodes these proteins:
- the prickle2b gene encoding prickle-like protein 2b isoform X2 codes for MFSRSSKKRNSSRSGKPAYESERGQPCNVCGDQCPGFSLHTWRKICVHCKCRREEHAVTAMPVEMEKTVTKLMYDFQRNSTSDDDSGCALEEYAWIPPGLKPEQVHQYYSSLPEDKVPYVNSPGEKYRIKQLLQQLPPHDNEVRYCNSLDDEEKRELKLFSNQRKRENLGRGNVRPFPVTMTGAICEQCGGQINGGDMAVFASRAGHGVCWHPGCFVCGACDELLVDLIYFHQEGKIFCGRHHAERLKPRCTACDEIIFADECTEAEGRHWHMKHFCCFECETVLGGQRYIMKEGRPYCCSCFESLYAEYCDSCGEHIGIDQGQMTYDGQHWHATEGCFCCARCKDSLLGRPFLPKQGQIFCSRACSLGGEPNGSDSSDSAFQSARSTRESRHSAKAGKSSGRAGGGGGGGGGGGRQAERCSGEVDPLSLQMDLLSLSSQTPSLNRDPPAWQSQDPGRAEDCIYEHQVDSMSNPTPLQLVSKCNIRTSYNPASGGQNMQLQDHRIKQESGEGKRPPISALKGHSLNQSWGQPPAPEDYCPPKLRTQQSCIEMSHNSQYHFSNDKRSVSLHGFQRDREGAPQTHAQLGRSRNPINALNFNEQLTPLEQTPRGSIESLALSHTTGHSADGGGKRQEHLSRFSMPDLSKDSGMNISEKSNMGTFNSSAQFRSSESIHSLRAAGQAYMEIDPPAASKYQRQYSEPPGLGGGSRVPPGFTYQEEDRVSLVSSANAARLPPISERRGGGGGGGGGGGGNSRGAGVRIEAPADDNTPQRRRHHHHHHHSRRSRRSRSENALHLAAERRERPPLRGREDYDRFPPPRGAQDAFGGGGADRRYQPQPFRQCPRTTSDLTLQNPGGAFRRVGGLNQYSWDQYEDDDWCSTCSSSSESEDEGYFLGEPIPRPVQMRYLSNQEFVHKFNGSSGGVPGPNSRATSGQMHNRKRRKSKNCIIS; via the exons GAAGATCTGTGTGCACTGTAAGTGTCGCCGAGAGGAGCATGCAGTGACGGCCATGCCCGTGGAGATGGAGAAGACGGTCACCAAGCTCATGTACGACTTCCAGAGGAACTCCACCTCAGACGACGACTCCGGCTGCGCCCTGGAGGAGTACGCTTGGATACCCCCCGGCCTCAAGCCAGAGCAG GTACACCAGTACTATAGCTCCCTGCCTGAGGACAAGGTGCCCTACGTCAACAGTCCTGGGGAGAAGTACCGCATTAAACAGCTGCTCCAGCAGCTCCCCCCCCATGACAATGAG GTTCGCTACTGCAACAGCCTGGACGACGAGGAGAAGCGGGAACTCAAGCTCTTCAGTAACCAACGGAAACGGGAGAACCTGGGCCGCGGCAACGTCCGGCCCTTCCCCGTCACCATGACGGGGGCCATCTGTGAGCAG TGCGGGGGTCAGATCAACGGCGGCGACATGGCGGTGTTTGCGTCGCGGGCGGGCCACGGCGTGTGCTGGCACCCCGGCTGCTTCGTGTGCGGCGCCTGTGACGAGCTGCTGGTGGACCTCATCTACTTCCATCAGGAGGGGAAGATCTTCTGCGGACGGCACCACGCCGAGAGGCTGAAGCCTCGCTGCACCGCCTGCGacgag ATCATCTTTGCGGACGAGTGCACCGAGGCGGAGGGCCGTCACTGGCACATGAAGCACTTCTGCTGCTTCGAGTGTGAGACGGTGCTGGGGGGCCAGCGCTACATCATGAAGGAGGGCCGGCCCTACTGCTGCTCCTGCTTCGAGTCCCTCTACGCCGAGTACTGCGACTCCTGCGGGGAGCACATCG GCATCGACCAAGGGCAGATGACGTACGACGGGCAACACTGGCACGCCACCGAGGGCTGCTTCTGCTGCGCCCGCTGTAAGGACTCCCTGCTGGGACGCCCCTTCCTGCCCAAGCAGGGCCAGATCTTCTGCTCGCGGGCCTGCAGCCTGGGGGGGGAGCCAAACGGGTCGGACTCCTCCGACTCCGCCTTCCAGAGCGCCCGCTCCACCAGAGAGTCCAGACACAGTGCCAAGGCGGGAAAGAGTAGTGgaagggcagggggaggaggaggaggaggtggaggaggaggacgtcaGGCCGAGAGGTGTTCTGGGGAGGTAGACCCATTGTCCTTACAAATGGACCTCCTGAGCCTCTCTAGCCAAACCCCAAGCTTGAACCGCGACCCCCCTGCCTGGCAGAGCCAGGACCCGGGGAGGGCGGAGGACTGTATCTACGAGCATCAGGTGGATTCCATGTCAAACCCCACGCCTCTTCAGCTCGTCAGCAAATGTAACATCAGGACTTCATATAACCCCGCCTCCGGTGGACAGAACATGCAACTGCAGGACCACAGGATCAAGCAGGAGAGCGGGGAGGGTAAGAGGCCACCCATCTCCGCCTTAAAGGGCCACTCACTGAACCAAAGCTGGGGCCAGCCACCCGCTCCAGAAGACTATTGTCCCCCCAAACTGAGGACCCAACAGAGCTGCATTGAGATGTCCCACAATTCACAGTACCACTTCTCCAACGACAAGCGGTCGGTCAGCCTGCACGGGTTCCAGAGGGACCGGGAGGGGGCGCCGCAGACCCACGCCCAGCTGGGGAGAAGCAGGAACCCCATCAACGCACTTAACTTCAACGAGCAACTCACACCCCTGGAGCAAACCCCGAGAGGATCCATCGAGTCCCTGGCCCTCTCCCACACTACAG GTCACTCTGCAGATGGAGGCGGGAAGCGACAGGAGCACCTCTCTCGGTTCTCCATGCCCGACCTGAGCAAAGACTCTGGGATGAACATATCGGAGAAGAGCAACATGGGCACCTTCAACTCCTCGGCGCAGTTCCGCAGCTCCGAGTCCATCCACAGCCTCAGGGCGGCGGGCCAGGCCTACATGGAGATCGACCCTCCCGCAGCCTCCAAGTACCAGAGGCAGTACAGCGAGCCCCCCGGCCTGGGGGGCGGGAGCCGCGTCCCCCCGGGCTTCACCTACCAGGAGGAGGACCGGGTCAGCCTGGTGAGCAGCGCCAACGCAGCCCGCCTGCCGCCCATCAGCGAGcgccggggcggcggcggcggcggcggcggcggcggcggcgggaacAGCCGCGGAGCCGGCGTTCGGATCGAGGCGCCGGCAGACGACAACACCCCCCAGCGCcgccggcaccaccaccaccaccaccactcccgcAGGTCCCGGCGCTCCCGCTCGGAGAACGCCCTGCACTTGGCGGCCGAGCGCCGGGAGAGGCCGCCGCTGCGTGGCCGCGAGGACTACGACCGGTTCCCCCCGCCGAGGGGCGCCCAGGACGCcttcgggggagggggggctgaccGGAGGTACCAGCCGCAGCCCTTCAGGCAGTGTCCCCGGACCACCTCGGACCTGACGCTGCAGAACCCCGGGGGGGCGTTCCGCCGCGTGGGGGGGCTGAACCAGTACTCCTGGGACCAGTACGAGGACGACGACTGgtgctccacctgctcctcctcgtcaGAGTCGGAGGACGAGGGCTACTTCCTGGGGGAGCCTATCCCCAGGCCGGTCCAGATGCGCTACCTCAGCAACCAGGAGTTCGTCCACAAGTTCAACGGCAGCAGCGGGGGGGTCCCGGGACCCAACAGTCGGGCGACGAGCGGGCAGATGCACAACCGCAAACGCAGGAAGAGCAAGAACTGCATCATCTCCTAA
- the prickle2b gene encoding prickle-like protein 2b isoform X1, protein MTSMPPGGVGQLKRGEVVWTNQKTVVNIAVGRVSLSKSFPFSTLVIPLPLLHQCPSHDQCPSQAIRNPAWPKRWQLLLWSAPAHHLPPCQVFFSLVHLHRKICVHCKCRREEHAVTAMPVEMEKTVTKLMYDFQRNSTSDDDSGCALEEYAWIPPGLKPEQVHQYYSSLPEDKVPYVNSPGEKYRIKQLLQQLPPHDNEVRYCNSLDDEEKRELKLFSNQRKRENLGRGNVRPFPVTMTGAICEQCGGQINGGDMAVFASRAGHGVCWHPGCFVCGACDELLVDLIYFHQEGKIFCGRHHAERLKPRCTACDEIIFADECTEAEGRHWHMKHFCCFECETVLGGQRYIMKEGRPYCCSCFESLYAEYCDSCGEHIGIDQGQMTYDGQHWHATEGCFCCARCKDSLLGRPFLPKQGQIFCSRACSLGGEPNGSDSSDSAFQSARSTRESRHSAKAGKSSGRAGGGGGGGGGGGRQAERCSGEVDPLSLQMDLLSLSSQTPSLNRDPPAWQSQDPGRAEDCIYEHQVDSMSNPTPLQLVSKCNIRTSYNPASGGQNMQLQDHRIKQESGEGKRPPISALKGHSLNQSWGQPPAPEDYCPPKLRTQQSCIEMSHNSQYHFSNDKRSVSLHGFQRDREGAPQTHAQLGRSRNPINALNFNEQLTPLEQTPRGSIESLALSHTTGHSADGGGKRQEHLSRFSMPDLSKDSGMNISEKSNMGTFNSSAQFRSSESIHSLRAAGQAYMEIDPPAASKYQRQYSEPPGLGGGSRVPPGFTYQEEDRVSLVSSANAARLPPISERRGGGGGGGGGGGGNSRGAGVRIEAPADDNTPQRRRHHHHHHHSRRSRRSRSENALHLAAERRERPPLRGREDYDRFPPPRGAQDAFGGGGADRRYQPQPFRQCPRTTSDLTLQNPGGAFRRVGGLNQYSWDQYEDDDWCSTCSSSSESEDEGYFLGEPIPRPVQMRYLSNQEFVHKFNGSSGGVPGPNSRATSGQMHNRKRRKSKNCIIS, encoded by the exons GAAGATCTGTGTGCACTGTAAGTGTCGCCGAGAGGAGCATGCAGTGACGGCCATGCCCGTGGAGATGGAGAAGACGGTCACCAAGCTCATGTACGACTTCCAGAGGAACTCCACCTCAGACGACGACTCCGGCTGCGCCCTGGAGGAGTACGCTTGGATACCCCCCGGCCTCAAGCCAGAGCAG GTACACCAGTACTATAGCTCCCTGCCTGAGGACAAGGTGCCCTACGTCAACAGTCCTGGGGAGAAGTACCGCATTAAACAGCTGCTCCAGCAGCTCCCCCCCCATGACAATGAG GTTCGCTACTGCAACAGCCTGGACGACGAGGAGAAGCGGGAACTCAAGCTCTTCAGTAACCAACGGAAACGGGAGAACCTGGGCCGCGGCAACGTCCGGCCCTTCCCCGTCACCATGACGGGGGCCATCTGTGAGCAG TGCGGGGGTCAGATCAACGGCGGCGACATGGCGGTGTTTGCGTCGCGGGCGGGCCACGGCGTGTGCTGGCACCCCGGCTGCTTCGTGTGCGGCGCCTGTGACGAGCTGCTGGTGGACCTCATCTACTTCCATCAGGAGGGGAAGATCTTCTGCGGACGGCACCACGCCGAGAGGCTGAAGCCTCGCTGCACCGCCTGCGacgag ATCATCTTTGCGGACGAGTGCACCGAGGCGGAGGGCCGTCACTGGCACATGAAGCACTTCTGCTGCTTCGAGTGTGAGACGGTGCTGGGGGGCCAGCGCTACATCATGAAGGAGGGCCGGCCCTACTGCTGCTCCTGCTTCGAGTCCCTCTACGCCGAGTACTGCGACTCCTGCGGGGAGCACATCG GCATCGACCAAGGGCAGATGACGTACGACGGGCAACACTGGCACGCCACCGAGGGCTGCTTCTGCTGCGCCCGCTGTAAGGACTCCCTGCTGGGACGCCCCTTCCTGCCCAAGCAGGGCCAGATCTTCTGCTCGCGGGCCTGCAGCCTGGGGGGGGAGCCAAACGGGTCGGACTCCTCCGACTCCGCCTTCCAGAGCGCCCGCTCCACCAGAGAGTCCAGACACAGTGCCAAGGCGGGAAAGAGTAGTGgaagggcagggggaggaggaggaggaggtggaggaggaggacgtcaGGCCGAGAGGTGTTCTGGGGAGGTAGACCCATTGTCCTTACAAATGGACCTCCTGAGCCTCTCTAGCCAAACCCCAAGCTTGAACCGCGACCCCCCTGCCTGGCAGAGCCAGGACCCGGGGAGGGCGGAGGACTGTATCTACGAGCATCAGGTGGATTCCATGTCAAACCCCACGCCTCTTCAGCTCGTCAGCAAATGTAACATCAGGACTTCATATAACCCCGCCTCCGGTGGACAGAACATGCAACTGCAGGACCACAGGATCAAGCAGGAGAGCGGGGAGGGTAAGAGGCCACCCATCTCCGCCTTAAAGGGCCACTCACTGAACCAAAGCTGGGGCCAGCCACCCGCTCCAGAAGACTATTGTCCCCCCAAACTGAGGACCCAACAGAGCTGCATTGAGATGTCCCACAATTCACAGTACCACTTCTCCAACGACAAGCGGTCGGTCAGCCTGCACGGGTTCCAGAGGGACCGGGAGGGGGCGCCGCAGACCCACGCCCAGCTGGGGAGAAGCAGGAACCCCATCAACGCACTTAACTTCAACGAGCAACTCACACCCCTGGAGCAAACCCCGAGAGGATCCATCGAGTCCCTGGCCCTCTCCCACACTACAG GTCACTCTGCAGATGGAGGCGGGAAGCGACAGGAGCACCTCTCTCGGTTCTCCATGCCCGACCTGAGCAAAGACTCTGGGATGAACATATCGGAGAAGAGCAACATGGGCACCTTCAACTCCTCGGCGCAGTTCCGCAGCTCCGAGTCCATCCACAGCCTCAGGGCGGCGGGCCAGGCCTACATGGAGATCGACCCTCCCGCAGCCTCCAAGTACCAGAGGCAGTACAGCGAGCCCCCCGGCCTGGGGGGCGGGAGCCGCGTCCCCCCGGGCTTCACCTACCAGGAGGAGGACCGGGTCAGCCTGGTGAGCAGCGCCAACGCAGCCCGCCTGCCGCCCATCAGCGAGcgccggggcggcggcggcggcggcggcggcggcggcggcgggaacAGCCGCGGAGCCGGCGTTCGGATCGAGGCGCCGGCAGACGACAACACCCCCCAGCGCcgccggcaccaccaccaccaccaccactcccgcAGGTCCCGGCGCTCCCGCTCGGAGAACGCCCTGCACTTGGCGGCCGAGCGCCGGGAGAGGCCGCCGCTGCGTGGCCGCGAGGACTACGACCGGTTCCCCCCGCCGAGGGGCGCCCAGGACGCcttcgggggagggggggctgaccGGAGGTACCAGCCGCAGCCCTTCAGGCAGTGTCCCCGGACCACCTCGGACCTGACGCTGCAGAACCCCGGGGGGGCGTTCCGCCGCGTGGGGGGGCTGAACCAGTACTCCTGGGACCAGTACGAGGACGACGACTGgtgctccacctgctcctcctcgtcaGAGTCGGAGGACGAGGGCTACTTCCTGGGGGAGCCTATCCCCAGGCCGGTCCAGATGCGCTACCTCAGCAACCAGGAGTTCGTCCACAAGTTCAACGGCAGCAGCGGGGGGGTCCCGGGACCCAACAGTCGGGCGACGAGCGGGCAGATGCACAACCGCAAACGCAGGAAGAGCAAGAACTGCATCATCTCCTAA
- the prickle2b gene encoding prickle-like protein 2b isoform X3 — MPVEMEKTVTKLMYDFQRNSTSDDDSGCALEEYAWIPPGLKPEQVHQYYSSLPEDKVPYVNSPGEKYRIKQLLQQLPPHDNEVRYCNSLDDEEKRELKLFSNQRKRENLGRGNVRPFPVTMTGAICEQCGGQINGGDMAVFASRAGHGVCWHPGCFVCGACDELLVDLIYFHQEGKIFCGRHHAERLKPRCTACDEIIFADECTEAEGRHWHMKHFCCFECETVLGGQRYIMKEGRPYCCSCFESLYAEYCDSCGEHIGIDQGQMTYDGQHWHATEGCFCCARCKDSLLGRPFLPKQGQIFCSRACSLGGEPNGSDSSDSAFQSARSTRESRHSAKAGKSSGRAGGGGGGGGGGGRQAERCSGEVDPLSLQMDLLSLSSQTPSLNRDPPAWQSQDPGRAEDCIYEHQVDSMSNPTPLQLVSKCNIRTSYNPASGGQNMQLQDHRIKQESGEGKRPPISALKGHSLNQSWGQPPAPEDYCPPKLRTQQSCIEMSHNSQYHFSNDKRSVSLHGFQRDREGAPQTHAQLGRSRNPINALNFNEQLTPLEQTPRGSIESLALSHTTGHSADGGGKRQEHLSRFSMPDLSKDSGMNISEKSNMGTFNSSAQFRSSESIHSLRAAGQAYMEIDPPAASKYQRQYSEPPGLGGGSRVPPGFTYQEEDRVSLVSSANAARLPPISERRGGGGGGGGGGGGNSRGAGVRIEAPADDNTPQRRRHHHHHHHSRRSRRSRSENALHLAAERRERPPLRGREDYDRFPPPRGAQDAFGGGGADRRYQPQPFRQCPRTTSDLTLQNPGGAFRRVGGLNQYSWDQYEDDDWCSTCSSSSESEDEGYFLGEPIPRPVQMRYLSNQEFVHKFNGSSGGVPGPNSRATSGQMHNRKRRKSKNCIIS; from the exons ATGCCCGTGGAGATGGAGAAGACGGTCACCAAGCTCATGTACGACTTCCAGAGGAACTCCACCTCAGACGACGACTCCGGCTGCGCCCTGGAGGAGTACGCTTGGATACCCCCCGGCCTCAAGCCAGAGCAG GTACACCAGTACTATAGCTCCCTGCCTGAGGACAAGGTGCCCTACGTCAACAGTCCTGGGGAGAAGTACCGCATTAAACAGCTGCTCCAGCAGCTCCCCCCCCATGACAATGAG GTTCGCTACTGCAACAGCCTGGACGACGAGGAGAAGCGGGAACTCAAGCTCTTCAGTAACCAACGGAAACGGGAGAACCTGGGCCGCGGCAACGTCCGGCCCTTCCCCGTCACCATGACGGGGGCCATCTGTGAGCAG TGCGGGGGTCAGATCAACGGCGGCGACATGGCGGTGTTTGCGTCGCGGGCGGGCCACGGCGTGTGCTGGCACCCCGGCTGCTTCGTGTGCGGCGCCTGTGACGAGCTGCTGGTGGACCTCATCTACTTCCATCAGGAGGGGAAGATCTTCTGCGGACGGCACCACGCCGAGAGGCTGAAGCCTCGCTGCACCGCCTGCGacgag ATCATCTTTGCGGACGAGTGCACCGAGGCGGAGGGCCGTCACTGGCACATGAAGCACTTCTGCTGCTTCGAGTGTGAGACGGTGCTGGGGGGCCAGCGCTACATCATGAAGGAGGGCCGGCCCTACTGCTGCTCCTGCTTCGAGTCCCTCTACGCCGAGTACTGCGACTCCTGCGGGGAGCACATCG GCATCGACCAAGGGCAGATGACGTACGACGGGCAACACTGGCACGCCACCGAGGGCTGCTTCTGCTGCGCCCGCTGTAAGGACTCCCTGCTGGGACGCCCCTTCCTGCCCAAGCAGGGCCAGATCTTCTGCTCGCGGGCCTGCAGCCTGGGGGGGGAGCCAAACGGGTCGGACTCCTCCGACTCCGCCTTCCAGAGCGCCCGCTCCACCAGAGAGTCCAGACACAGTGCCAAGGCGGGAAAGAGTAGTGgaagggcagggggaggaggaggaggaggtggaggaggaggacgtcaGGCCGAGAGGTGTTCTGGGGAGGTAGACCCATTGTCCTTACAAATGGACCTCCTGAGCCTCTCTAGCCAAACCCCAAGCTTGAACCGCGACCCCCCTGCCTGGCAGAGCCAGGACCCGGGGAGGGCGGAGGACTGTATCTACGAGCATCAGGTGGATTCCATGTCAAACCCCACGCCTCTTCAGCTCGTCAGCAAATGTAACATCAGGACTTCATATAACCCCGCCTCCGGTGGACAGAACATGCAACTGCAGGACCACAGGATCAAGCAGGAGAGCGGGGAGGGTAAGAGGCCACCCATCTCCGCCTTAAAGGGCCACTCACTGAACCAAAGCTGGGGCCAGCCACCCGCTCCAGAAGACTATTGTCCCCCCAAACTGAGGACCCAACAGAGCTGCATTGAGATGTCCCACAATTCACAGTACCACTTCTCCAACGACAAGCGGTCGGTCAGCCTGCACGGGTTCCAGAGGGACCGGGAGGGGGCGCCGCAGACCCACGCCCAGCTGGGGAGAAGCAGGAACCCCATCAACGCACTTAACTTCAACGAGCAACTCACACCCCTGGAGCAAACCCCGAGAGGATCCATCGAGTCCCTGGCCCTCTCCCACACTACAG GTCACTCTGCAGATGGAGGCGGGAAGCGACAGGAGCACCTCTCTCGGTTCTCCATGCCCGACCTGAGCAAAGACTCTGGGATGAACATATCGGAGAAGAGCAACATGGGCACCTTCAACTCCTCGGCGCAGTTCCGCAGCTCCGAGTCCATCCACAGCCTCAGGGCGGCGGGCCAGGCCTACATGGAGATCGACCCTCCCGCAGCCTCCAAGTACCAGAGGCAGTACAGCGAGCCCCCCGGCCTGGGGGGCGGGAGCCGCGTCCCCCCGGGCTTCACCTACCAGGAGGAGGACCGGGTCAGCCTGGTGAGCAGCGCCAACGCAGCCCGCCTGCCGCCCATCAGCGAGcgccggggcggcggcggcggcggcggcggcggcggcggcgggaacAGCCGCGGAGCCGGCGTTCGGATCGAGGCGCCGGCAGACGACAACACCCCCCAGCGCcgccggcaccaccaccaccaccaccactcccgcAGGTCCCGGCGCTCCCGCTCGGAGAACGCCCTGCACTTGGCGGCCGAGCGCCGGGAGAGGCCGCCGCTGCGTGGCCGCGAGGACTACGACCGGTTCCCCCCGCCGAGGGGCGCCCAGGACGCcttcgggggagggggggctgaccGGAGGTACCAGCCGCAGCCCTTCAGGCAGTGTCCCCGGACCACCTCGGACCTGACGCTGCAGAACCCCGGGGGGGCGTTCCGCCGCGTGGGGGGGCTGAACCAGTACTCCTGGGACCAGTACGAGGACGACGACTGgtgctccacctgctcctcctcgtcaGAGTCGGAGGACGAGGGCTACTTCCTGGGGGAGCCTATCCCCAGGCCGGTCCAGATGCGCTACCTCAGCAACCAGGAGTTCGTCCACAAGTTCAACGGCAGCAGCGGGGGGGTCCCGGGACCCAACAGTCGGGCGACGAGCGGGCAGATGCACAACCGCAAACGCAGGAAGAGCAAGAACTGCATCATCTCCTAA